A portion of the Lolium rigidum isolate FL_2022 chromosome 1, APGP_CSIRO_Lrig_0.1, whole genome shotgun sequence genome contains these proteins:
- the LOC124659673 gene encoding uncharacterized protein LOC124659673: MANASTNLTGAAREVQVLKIDGYNASKSMCTAKKGYRDDGFIESRWNVGGYEWEVRMYPRFRISFCKIYRAWAKWAKFACGRATPLLASGAVALPEPSPIIGGVWLRSMLLPPSTRSPPEPRFSRNDRVRSRSMVEVPLPNQSMAERPPLRKPSRSMAVDGREWTEEKVGEWRMLGEKDGYGRRRRCPRLTLLVACSRRTNERQISGPNEMDEFRTKFDFSGRNSKPCMYPATVIFGNGYGEPLFPKSSKPLSVREKIDWGYDARWLALKLVILGKPGVRAALGCRLVDPRGLLEPSEEKSVSTYFGSCNSCTDAILLIETRDLAASGYLRGDSLSVECSVTVLRELPVPTIPFPAKEAIVPPSTNLHLHFGELLQSGTGADVTFIVCGESFAAHKLILSARSPVFMVEFFGDMKEKTSQSVEIQDMEATVFKTLLHFIYTDTVPELEKEQEESTVMAQHLLAAADRYGLDRLKLICEAKLSRAVAVDTAATTLALAEQHNCLQLKGKCVEFILSSPAILDAVLLTEGYKHLAASCPLVLADLLKSAHMGESVEA, encoded by the exons ATGGCGAATGCCAGCACAAACCTCACCGGTGCCGCGCGCGAGGTGCAGGTGCTCAAGATCGACGGCTACAACGCGAGCAAGTCCATGTGCACTGCGAAGAAGGGCTACAGGGACGACGGTTTCATCGAATCCAGATGGAACGTTGGTGGGTACGAATGGGAGGTACGCATGTATCCAAGGTTTCGGATTTCGTTTTGCAAAATTTACCGGGCCTGGGCGAAATGGGCGAAATTCG CATGCGGACGTGCAACTCCATTGCTTGCGTCCGGAGCCGTGGCGTTGCCTGAGCCCAGCCCCATCATCGGCGGCGTGTGGCTGCGCtccatgctgctgccgccgtcaacCCGGTCGCCGCCTGAGCCCCGATTCTCCCGCAACGATCGCGTGCGGTCGCGCTCCATGGTGGAGGTGCCACTACCGAACCAGTCAATGGCTGAACGACCGCCGTTGAGGAAGCCTTCACGTTCCATGGCCGTGGATGGGAGGGAGTGGACGGAGGAGAAGGTTGGGGAGTGGCGGATGCTTGGGGAGAAGGATGGCTACgggcggaggcggcgctgccCCCGCCTCACTCTCTTGGTTGCCTGCAGCCGCCGCACAAATGAGAGGCAA ATTTCGGGCCCAAACGAAATGGACGAATTTCGGACGAAATTCGATTTTTCGGGCCGAAATTCGAAACCTTGCATGTATCCTGCGACGGTGATATTCGGTAACGGCTACGGCGAGCCTCTGTTTCCCAAGTCTTCCAAACCATTATCTGTTCGTGAAAAAATTGACTGGGGCTACGACGCAAGGTGGCTTGCGCTGAAGCTCGTCATCCTCGGAAAACCCGGGGTGAGGGCAGCTCTGGGCTGCCGGCTGGTGGACCCGAGAGGCCTACTCGAACCATCTGAAGAGAAGAGCGTGTCAACGTACTTCGGGAGCTGCAATTCTTGCACGGATGCAATCCTGCTCATCGAAACACGAGATCTGGCAGCGTCGGGTTATCTCAGGGGCGATTCGTTGTCTGTGGAATGCAGCGTCACGGTTCTGAGGGAGTTGCCGGTACCGACTATTCCATTCCCAGCTAAAGAAGCGATCGTTCCACCATCCACCAACTTGCACCTGCACTTCGGGGAACTCTTACAGAGCGGGACCGGAGCGGACGTCACGTTTATCGTGTGTGGCGAATCTTTTGCGGCGCACAAGCTCATACTCTCTGCAAGGTCTCCTGTCTTCATGGTGGAATTCTTTGGGGATATGAAGGAGAAGACCTCGCAGAGCGTGGAGATCCAGGACATGGAGGCGACCGTGTTCAAGACACTGCTTCATTTCATCTACACAGACACGGTCCCTGAACTGGAAAAGGAGCAGGAGGAGTCAACGGTGATGGCTCAGCATCTCCTTGCTGCCGCTGACAGGTACGGCCTCGACAGGCTCAAGCTGATCTGCGAGGCCAAGCTCTCTCGTGCCGTCGCTGTCGACACGGCAGCGACAACTCTGGCGTTAGCTGAGCAGCACAATTGTTTGCAGCTGAAGGGTAAGTGTGTTGAGTTCATCCTCAGCAGTCCGGCGATTCTAGATGCTGTTCTTTTGACGGAGGGGTATAAACACCTGGCGGCAAGCTGCCCTCTAGTGCTGGCCGATCTTCTCAAGTCCGCACATATGGGAGAAAGTGTTGAGGCGTAG
- the LOC124695237 gene encoding uncharacterized protein LOC124695237, giving the protein MEREGFLNGGRSAIDWFGSGTSTMERDRTRSLRENRGSGGDRVDGGSSMERSHTPPMMGLGSGNATAPDASNGVARPHAGQGHENNDIYYIWNHGRMFGGGFECGYCNLKSKGGSTRFRQHLSCLSGDVRQCPNVPRNIRDVMRNS; this is encoded by the exons ATGGAACGTGAAGGCTTCCTCAACGGCGGTCGTTCAGCCATTGACTGGTTCGGTAGTGGCACCTCCACCATGGAGCGCGACCGCACGCGATCGTTGCGGGAGAATCGGGGCTCAGGCGGCGACCGGgttgacggcggcagcagcatggaGCGCAGCCACACGCCGCCGATGATGGGGCTGGGCTCAGGCAACGCCACGGCTCCGGACGCAAGCAATGGAGTTGCACGTCCGCATGCTGGGCAAG GACATGAAAACAATGACATCTATTATATTTGGAACCATGGCCGTATGTTCGGTGGAGGATTTGAGTGTGGGTATTGCAACCTGAAAAGCAAAGGAGGTTCAACCCGCTTTAGGCAGCATCTTAGTTGTTTATCAGGAGATGTGAGGCAGTGTCCTAACGTTCCAAGAAACATACGTGATGTAATGAGGAATAG CTGA